One Candidatus Sulfotelmatobacter sp. genomic region harbors:
- a CDS encoding STAS domain-containing protein encodes MTLLPEVARESRRALALNLELTHGRHGATARLELLERGGGRVALLALRGWLDAVAIRRLESALEDLAARGASQLIIDCSQLRHVDYRLLPALVASLERFETHAGSFVICGLSHYLRDLFRLAGCDGALRCWPSADELLGAAGAIESGREFAS; translated from the coding sequence ATGACCCTTCTGCCCGAAGTCGCCCGGGAATCCCGTCGCGCGCTGGCGCTCAATCTGGAGCTGACCCACGGCCGACATGGAGCGACGGCGAGGCTCGAGCTGCTCGAGCGCGGTGGCGGTCGGGTCGCGTTGCTCGCGCTGCGGGGCTGGCTCGACGCGGTGGCGATCCGACGGCTCGAGTCGGCGCTCGAGGATCTCGCGGCGCGCGGGGCGAGCCAGTTGATCATCGACTGCTCTCAGCTCCGCCACGTCGACTACCGGCTGTTGCCCGCGCTGGTGGCCTCGCTCGAGCGATTCGAGACCCACGCCGGGAGCTTCGTGATCTGCGGGCTGTCGCACTACCTGCGCGACCTCTTCCGGCTCGCGGGCTGTGACGGCGCGCTGCGCTGCTGGCCCTCGGCCGACGAGCTGCTCGGAGCGGCCGGTGCGATCGAGTCCGGTCGTGAGTTCGCGTCATGA
- a CDS encoding glycosyltransferase: MSDTGRVAGDRRRRRLLILCYFFPPLAGGGVHRVLSFVRELPRHGWNCTVVCAGRKDYWVTDDTLEASVPGETEVIRVEGGSALAAWLRMRGGDRGRRSGATFSRLRSLSDWWLLPDSYAGWARRAASVARRRVQRGDVDALLSSSPPDSVHLAADRARRGFDLPWVADFRDPWVALHLRKPPTAWHRAQQERMEARVLDDADLVLAASRTHAEALRRRASRGPGRVMHLPNGFEPFAGEDHGEAAPPAPLAAGPHFQLVFTGTLSQMPETEVLLEALHELLQRRPELRRRVRARLAGPYDRGYEDRAVALGLTGIVEFTGPISHAAARTLQERADLLLLWKPPESPTMVPGKLYEYLASGRPIVALIPKEEEAAELAERGGAVRIDPGDRAALAAEIGRRVDAWLARGREPDRDRPWLAEHTRSALAGRLADALDAQIEARSDRARSDA, from the coding sequence ATGAGCGACACCGGTCGCGTTGCCGGCGATCGACGGCGGCGCCGGTTGCTCATTCTGTGCTACTTCTTTCCGCCACTCGCGGGCGGCGGCGTTCATCGCGTCTTGAGCTTCGTGCGCGAGCTGCCCCGGCACGGCTGGAATTGCACGGTGGTGTGCGCGGGTCGGAAGGACTACTGGGTGACCGACGACACTCTGGAGGCGAGCGTTCCGGGCGAGACCGAGGTGATTCGAGTCGAGGGCGGCAGCGCGCTCGCCGCCTGGCTGCGCATGCGGGGCGGCGACCGCGGGCGCCGATCGGGCGCGACTTTCTCGCGCCTGCGTTCCCTCAGCGATTGGTGGCTGCTGCCGGACTCCTACGCCGGCTGGGCGCGACGAGCCGCGTCGGTGGCGCGCCGGCGAGTCCAACGTGGCGACGTCGACGCGCTGCTCTCGAGCTCGCCTCCCGACAGCGTGCACCTGGCGGCCGATCGCGCGCGCCGCGGGTTCGACCTGCCCTGGGTGGCCGACTTCCGCGATCCGTGGGTGGCGCTCCACCTGAGAAAGCCGCCAACCGCCTGGCATCGGGCACAGCAGGAACGCATGGAGGCGCGCGTGCTCGACGACGCCGATCTGGTGCTGGCGGCTTCGCGCACCCACGCCGAAGCGTTGCGGCGCCGCGCGAGCCGGGGCCCCGGCCGCGTGATGCATCTGCCCAATGGTTTCGAACCGTTCGCGGGCGAAGACCATGGCGAGGCGGCGCCGCCGGCGCCCCTCGCCGCCGGTCCGCACTTCCAACTGGTGTTCACGGGCACGCTGTCGCAGATGCCCGAGACCGAAGTGCTGCTCGAAGCGCTGCACGAGCTGCTCCAGCGACGCCCGGAGCTCAGGCGGCGCGTGCGTGCGCGACTCGCCGGTCCCTACGATCGGGGTTACGAGGATCGCGCCGTCGCGCTCGGTCTCACCGGCATCGTGGAGTTCACCGGTCCGATCTCCCACGCCGCCGCGCGCACGCTCCAGGAACGGGCGGATCTGCTGCTGCTGTGGAAGCCGCCGGAATCGCCGACCATGGTGCCGGGCAAGCTCTACGAGTATCTCGCCAGCGGCCGGCCGATCGTGGCGCTGATTCCGAAGGAGGAGGAGGCCGCCGAGCTCGCCGAGCGAGGGGGGGCGGTGAGGATCGATCCGGGCGACCGCGCGGCACTCGCCGCCGAGATCGGGAGGCGCGTGGACGCATGGCTGGCGCGGGGGCGCGAGCCCGATCGCGACAGGCCGTGGCTCGCCGAGCACACGCGCTCGGCGCTGGCCGGTCGCCTGGCGGACGCGCTGGATGCTCAGATCGAGGCCCGAAGCGATCGCGCCCGGAGCGATGCATGA
- a CDS encoding GNAT family N-acetyltransferase has product MTEPRFRWSASPPPGFRELLARDPNATPAHHPGVAHAFSVAQTGMSTRFLAIERGGRLCGSMAVVVQRRASFHWIHALPASLPGAPLSLEPDRAEVDLCAARALEALAIELGAVGGSWVCYRPVGPPVSDGALSRLGGETRRFEAAILSLERGTEPLLQRMDRKTRKEMRQARERGLSVTQEPEALESAYALYSAQARAWRAHRPLRLELLRRLLRPIGGEWGDQAPARLFTVRDSRGLLAAVLALDGPRETLLWWSGSHPDARASHAFPLLLWSVIEWAHEQGRARINLGASAGREAILAFKDSLGAAPVRYPVRWLDARHAHRVGRMVAALQARLRRGRPLGEPE; this is encoded by the coding sequence TTGACCGAGCCGCGCTTCCGCTGGAGCGCCTCGCCGCCTCCGGGCTTTCGCGAGCTGCTGGCGCGGGATCCCAACGCCACTCCCGCGCATCATCCCGGAGTGGCGCACGCTTTTTCGGTCGCGCAGACCGGGATGAGCACACGCTTTCTCGCGATCGAGCGCGGCGGGCGCCTGTGCGGATCGATGGCGGTGGTGGTGCAGCGTCGCGCCAGTTTTCATTGGATCCACGCGCTGCCGGCTTCGCTTCCGGGCGCGCCGCTCTCGCTCGAACCGGATCGCGCCGAGGTGGATCTCTGCGCCGCCAGGGCGCTCGAAGCCCTGGCCATCGAGCTGGGCGCGGTGGGCGGCTCCTGGGTCTGCTATCGACCGGTGGGCCCCCCGGTTTCCGATGGGGCGCTGTCGCGGCTGGGCGGCGAGACGCGCCGATTCGAAGCCGCGATTCTCTCGCTCGAGCGCGGGACCGAACCGCTGCTCCAGCGCATGGATCGGAAGACACGCAAGGAAATGCGTCAGGCCAGGGAGCGCGGGCTGTCGGTCACGCAAGAGCCCGAGGCGCTCGAGAGCGCCTACGCGCTCTACTCCGCGCAGGCGCGCGCCTGGCGGGCCCATCGACCGCTGCGCCTCGAACTGCTGCGCCGCCTCCTCCGCCCGATCGGAGGTGAGTGGGGAGACCAGGCGCCCGCGCGCCTGTTCACGGTGCGCGACAGCCGCGGACTGCTGGCCGCGGTGCTGGCGCTCGACGGACCGCGCGAGACCTTGCTGTGGTGGAGCGGCTCGCATCCCGACGCTCGCGCCAGCCACGCCTTCCCGCTGCTGCTCTGGTCGGTGATCGAATGGGCTCACGAGCAGGGGCGCGCTCGGATCAATCTCGGCGCCAGCGCCGGCCGCGAGGCGATCCTCGCGTTCAAGGATTCGCTGGGCGCTGCGCCTGTGCGCTATCCGGTGCGCTGGCTCGACGCGCGTCACGCGCACCGCGTCGGGCGAATGGTCGCGGCGCTGCAGGCGCGGTTGAGGCGCGGTCGCCCGCTCGGAGAGCCCGAATGA
- the mraZ gene encoding division/cell wall cluster transcriptional repressor MraZ: MASFYGTQTYAIDHKGRISVPATMRRSASAKKGGADTFFLVSGFEGCLALYAPEEWRRVEERLRQIPMGDRRGRAFARAFLMDATKVSVDAQGRIAIPPALMGRAGLGKEAVLLGQVDRIEIWNQERLDALVQAANGEYETLAGEVLGGKQP; this comes from the coding sequence TTGGCGTCGTTCTACGGCACTCAGACCTACGCGATCGATCACAAGGGTCGCATCAGCGTACCTGCCACCATGCGTCGCTCCGCTTCCGCCAAAAAGGGCGGAGCGGACACGTTCTTTCTGGTGTCGGGATTCGAAGGGTGCCTGGCTCTCTACGCGCCGGAAGAATGGCGGCGCGTGGAGGAGCGGCTGCGCCAGATTCCCATGGGCGACCGTCGGGGCCGCGCGTTCGCGCGCGCGTTCCTGATGGACGCAACCAAGGTGTCGGTGGACGCGCAGGGACGCATCGCCATCCCGCCGGCACTGATGGGCCGGGCAGGCCTCGGCAAGGAAGCCGTCCTGCTCGGCCAGGTTGATCGCATCGAGATCTGGAACCAGGAGCGATTGGATGCCCTGGTCCAGGCCGCGAACGGCGAATACGAAACGCTCGCAGGAGAAGTGCTGGGAGGGAAGCAGCCATGA
- a CDS encoding glycosyltransferase, translated as MKIATLSNASVGHTQRWVEYFRSRGHEVRVWSLEPGPVELGAFRLPCWPLPGAVRYPLAAPALRSALARFEPDLVDAHYVPNYGLLGVLCGRRPLSVSAWGSDLLLARARGALSRRRAGLVLERADLVIADSENLAAAARALGAPESRVHAIPWGISRQLFHPGDAREAGLLLSTRQHEPIYDLPTLIEGAAQVMERWAGTRLEIAGAGSLTRELERLAARRLPAGRWRFTGLLTPAAMAASLARASIYVSCSRSDSTSVSLLEAMAAGAVPVVSDLEGNREWVGEGDGARLFAPGDPAGLAQALERAISNQAWCEAARARNAEVIAARADRDVQMAKIERLFERAVASRRTGAERIPAGGPR; from the coding sequence ATGAAGATCGCGACGCTCTCCAATGCCTCGGTGGGGCACACGCAGCGCTGGGTCGAATACTTTCGTTCGCGCGGTCACGAGGTGCGGGTGTGGTCGCTCGAGCCGGGGCCCGTCGAGCTCGGGGCATTCCGCCTGCCCTGCTGGCCGTTGCCGGGCGCGGTGCGCTATCCGCTGGCCGCGCCCGCGCTGCGCTCGGCTCTGGCCAGATTCGAGCCCGACCTGGTGGACGCCCACTACGTTCCCAACTACGGGCTGCTGGGCGTGCTTTGCGGTCGCCGTCCCCTGAGCGTGTCGGCGTGGGGATCGGACCTGCTGCTGGCGCGGGCGCGCGGCGCGCTGAGCCGGCGGCGCGCCGGCCTGGTGCTCGAGCGCGCCGACCTGGTGATCGCCGACAGCGAGAATCTGGCCGCCGCGGCGCGCGCGCTCGGCGCACCCGAATCGCGGGTGCACGCGATTCCCTGGGGGATCTCGCGCCAGCTCTTCCACCCGGGAGATGCAAGGGAGGCGGGGCTGCTGCTGAGCACGCGCCAGCACGAGCCGATCTACGACCTGCCCACCCTGATCGAGGGCGCGGCGCAGGTGATGGAGCGCTGGGCGGGCACGCGCCTCGAGATCGCCGGCGCCGGCTCCCTGACGCGCGAGCTCGAGCGCCTCGCCGCCCGCCGTCTTCCGGCGGGACGCTGGCGCTTCACCGGCCTGCTGACTCCCGCCGCGATGGCGGCGTCGCTCGCCCGCGCCTCGATCTACGTCTCCTGCTCGCGCTCCGACTCGACTTCGGTGTCGCTGCTCGAAGCGATGGCGGCCGGCGCGGTGCCGGTGGTGAGCGACCTCGAGGGTAATCGCGAGTGGGTGGGTGAGGGCGACGGCGCGCGCTTGTTCGCGCCCGGAGATCCCGCGGGTCTGGCCCAGGCGCTGGAGCGGGCGATCTCCAACCAGGCCTGGTGCGAGGCGGCGCGCGCGCGCAATGCCGAGGTGATCGCGGCGCGCGCCGATCGCGACGTCCAAATGGCGAAGATCGAGCGCCTGTTCGAGCGCGCGGTGGCCAGCCGCCGCACTGGCGCGGAGCGAATCCCGGCAGGAGGCCCACGATGA
- a CDS encoding two-component regulator propeller domain-containing protein has product MTLSFISAFATLLAVVPMSPSTSGGWTTYLTPHRYSDLLVKGDTVWCSTREAGLLLYRRSAQSFTAITRSPNGLAGNELTALAYDRSGRLWIGTNGAGLSRMSADGSSWSLINAFDGLPADSVNCLRAEGDTIWVGTPRGIAFWNGKEIAGVLPSFGQPSPFASDDITGIVVHPDTIWVSTGQGIYLSKRSTGLANWVSLNTGLLNTQIGALVTNDTLLFCQAGGRAYTYVNNQWVMQGYTGNMKRLFDDGGVVTASTDLGLYRLCNEGWATLNTEAASSFTDPSVWIPASDGAGLYLAANQTGLIEQPAAGVATGWPVFTPDAPPDNDIRNLNLDSGRVWVNSAEQGVGRLTGDQWRIWPDTPSPCSGYCDTTFIEPLYAWALLVDREHKKWIANWEFALEEIDDSNPTPQFIHHTWPDSLRDRTRMWSSAADSDGGRWFGGDTPDLGVIPASGLLEFDSLGVLVANFRNENQSGVLNSKIHGLTVTRDHVLFVGYPNGAQWVQLPLGPNGMHDATPMTDVSRLDVQGLVARGDTLWMLTTQSLRRYKLTPITFQAEYTIPEATALFAGNPLAVGPDGSPWVGTEAGVRVYHSNGTSEDFNIENSPIAGNQVYAIRVDPVSGVAWISTSSGMNRYDPHYAPPPPPRVPQLSFLVYPNPIALNKTGLQLRIKGNGTAYEGVIFDLRGRKVKHFNAPANHSVIWDGTDDDGQTVRPGIYFVHANAGGSSATVRVAVLR; this is encoded by the coding sequence ATGACCCTGTCGTTCATCAGCGCCTTCGCAACCCTGCTCGCGGTCGTGCCGATGTCTCCGTCGACGTCTGGAGGCTGGACCACCTATCTCACGCCGCACCGCTACAGCGATCTGCTGGTGAAGGGCGACACGGTGTGGTGCTCGACTCGCGAGGCGGGTCTCCTCCTCTACCGTCGCTCCGCCCAGAGCTTCACCGCGATCACCCGCTCTCCGAACGGGCTGGCCGGGAACGAGCTGACGGCGCTCGCCTACGATCGGAGCGGGCGGCTCTGGATAGGGACCAACGGCGCCGGACTCAGTCGCATGTCCGCGGATGGAAGCTCGTGGTCGCTGATCAATGCCTTCGACGGGCTGCCGGCCGACAGCGTCAACTGCCTGCGGGCGGAGGGCGACACGATCTGGGTGGGGACCCCGCGCGGCATCGCCTTCTGGAACGGAAAGGAAATCGCGGGCGTCCTGCCCAGCTTCGGCCAGCCGTCACCGTTTGCCAGCGACGACATCACGGGAATCGTCGTCCACCCCGACACCATCTGGGTCTCGACCGGCCAGGGCATCTACCTGAGCAAGCGCTCGACCGGGCTTGCGAACTGGGTGAGCCTGAACACGGGTCTGCTCAATACTCAGATCGGAGCGCTGGTCACCAACGACACTCTTCTGTTCTGTCAGGCCGGCGGGCGCGCCTACACCTACGTCAACAATCAATGGGTGATGCAGGGCTATACCGGAAACATGAAACGCCTGTTCGACGACGGCGGCGTGGTCACGGCTTCGACCGATCTCGGGCTCTATCGGCTGTGCAACGAAGGCTGGGCAACGCTCAACACCGAGGCGGCCAGCTCCTTCACCGATCCGTCGGTGTGGATTCCGGCTTCCGACGGCGCCGGGCTCTACCTGGCCGCCAATCAGACCGGGCTGATCGAGCAACCGGCAGCGGGAGTCGCAACCGGCTGGCCGGTCTTCACCCCCGACGCCCCGCCAGACAACGATATTCGCAATCTCAACCTGGACAGCGGACGAGTCTGGGTGAACTCCGCGGAACAGGGTGTGGGCCGGCTGACCGGCGACCAGTGGCGGATCTGGCCGGATACTCCGTCGCCGTGCTCGGGCTACTGCGACACGACGTTCATCGAACCCCTCTACGCGTGGGCCCTGCTGGTGGATCGAGAGCACAAGAAGTGGATCGCGAACTGGGAATTCGCCCTGGAAGAGATCGACGATTCGAACCCCACCCCGCAGTTCATTCATCACACCTGGCCCGACTCGCTGCGCGATCGCACCCGCATGTGGTCCTCGGCCGCCGATAGCGATGGCGGTCGCTGGTTCGGCGGCGACACGCCCGATCTCGGGGTCATTCCTGCCAGCGGACTGCTCGAATTCGATTCGCTCGGGGTGCTGGTGGCGAATTTTCGCAACGAGAATCAGAGCGGCGTGCTCAACAGCAAGATTCACGGCCTGACGGTGACCCGCGACCACGTTCTTTTCGTCGGTTATCCGAACGGCGCCCAGTGGGTTCAGCTTCCGCTCGGCCCCAACGGCATGCACGACGCGACCCCCATGACCGACGTGAGCCGGCTCGACGTGCAGGGCCTGGTGGCGCGTGGCGACACGCTGTGGATGCTGACGACGCAGTCACTGCGACGCTACAAGCTGACGCCGATCACGTTCCAGGCCGAGTACACCATTCCCGAGGCCACCGCGCTGTTCGCGGGGAATCCTCTGGCGGTCGGACCCGACGGTTCACCGTGGGTGGGAACGGAAGCCGGAGTGCGTGTCTACCATTCCAATGGCACGAGCGAGGATTTCAACATCGAGAACTCACCGATCGCCGGCAATCAGGTCTATGCGATCCGCGTGGACCCGGTGAGCGGTGTCGCGTGGATCAGCACCTCGTCGGGCATGAACCGGTACGATCCGCACTACGCGCCGCCGCCGCCGCCGCGCGTGCCGCAGCTCTCGTTTCTCGTCTATCCCAACCCCATCGCGCTCAACAAAACCGGCCTGCAGCTCCGGATCAAAGGCAATGGCACCGCGTATGAGGGAGTGATCTTCGACCTTCGCGGTCGCAAGGTGAAGCACTTCAACGCACCGGCGAACCACAGCGTGATCTGGGACGGGACCGACGACGACGGCCAGACCGTGAGGCCGGGCATCTATTTCGTTCACGCGAACGCGGGCGGCAGCTCGGCCACGGTCCGCGTCGCCGTGCTGCGTTAG
- a CDS encoding polyprenol monophosphomannose synthase, with the protein MEKIIITPTYNERENIDRLIQKLMALPYGLHVLVVDDGSPDGTAEIVKGWMAREPRVHLLQRPGKMGLGSAYRDGFRYALDNGAEYIFEMDADFSHDPDSIGEFLKNADEVDVVLGSRYLHGITVVNWPLKRLILSYMANRYTQLVTGLPLRDATGGFKCFRRRALEAIRLDQVRSDGYAFQIEMSFKCWKKGFRIREIPILFVDRQAGVSKMSRRIVWEAAWMVWRLRVLDLIGRLE; encoded by the coding sequence GTGGAGAAGATCATCATCACGCCGACCTACAACGAGCGCGAGAACATCGACCGGCTGATCCAGAAGCTGATGGCCCTGCCGTACGGACTCCATGTGCTGGTCGTGGACGACGGCTCGCCCGACGGCACCGCGGAGATCGTCAAGGGATGGATGGCGCGCGAGCCGCGCGTGCATCTGCTCCAGCGTCCGGGCAAGATGGGGCTGGGCTCGGCCTACCGCGACGGATTCCGCTACGCGCTCGACAACGGCGCGGAGTACATCTTCGAAATGGACGCGGACTTCTCGCACGACCCGGACAGCATTGGCGAGTTCCTCAAGAACGCCGATGAGGTCGACGTGGTGCTCGGATCGCGCTACCTGCACGGCATCACCGTGGTCAACTGGCCGCTGAAGAGACTGATCCTTTCGTACATGGCGAATCGCTACACGCAGCTCGTGACCGGACTGCCGCTCCGCGACGCCACCGGTGGTTTCAAGTGCTTCCGTCGCCGCGCGCTCGAGGCGATCCGGTTGGACCAGGTGAGATCGGACGGCTACGCGTTCCAGATCGAGATGTCGTTCAAGTGCTGGAAGAAGGGTTTTCGGATTCGCGAGATTCCGATCCTGTTCGTGGACCGCCAGGCCGGGGTATCGAAAATGAGTCGCCGCATCGTCTGGGAAGCCGCGTGGATGGTCTGGCGTCTACGCGTGTTGGATCTGATCGGCCGTCTGGAGTAG
- the rsmH gene encoding 16S rRNA (cytosine(1402)-N(4))-methyltransferase RsmH produces the protein MSSRHEPVLVEEVLRWIRGGPGLYLDATLGDGGHAEALLEAESGARLLGTDRDPQSLEVAGHRLARFGARVTLARAAFHELPVAHREAGGELLAGALFDLGLSSRQLDDPARGIGFRFDAPLDLRLDPARGRPAWEEIRDAEPATLARALREHGDIRDATRLARAMVREAKAGWLGTTTELTALVHRLSGGHAHPRRLAQVYQALRIWVNGEAEDLEAALEWLPRAVRAGGVVVTIAYHSGEDRRVKNALRGERSVVSRRRPPASVAESPWEPLHRGVVTPSQEEVGRNPRARSARLRAFRRKST, from the coding sequence GTGAGTTCGCGTCATGAGCCGGTGCTCGTCGAGGAAGTCCTGCGCTGGATTCGCGGCGGCCCGGGGCTCTATCTCGACGCGACGCTCGGCGACGGCGGCCACGCGGAAGCCCTTCTCGAAGCCGAATCCGGGGCTCGGCTGCTCGGCACCGATCGCGATCCTCAGTCCCTCGAAGTCGCCGGCCACCGGCTGGCGCGATTCGGAGCGCGGGTGACCCTGGCGCGCGCCGCGTTCCACGAGCTTCCGGTCGCGCATCGCGAGGCGGGCGGCGAATTGCTGGCCGGGGCCTTGTTCGACCTCGGGCTTTCGTCCCGCCAGCTCGACGACCCCGCGCGCGGGATCGGATTCCGCTTCGATGCCCCTCTCGACCTGCGCCTCGACCCCGCCCGGGGACGGCCCGCCTGGGAGGAGATCCGTGACGCGGAGCCCGCGACGCTGGCGCGCGCGCTTCGCGAGCACGGCGACATTCGAGACGCGACGCGGCTCGCGCGCGCGATGGTGCGCGAGGCCAAGGCCGGCTGGCTCGGCACCACCACCGAGCTGACGGCGCTGGTGCATCGACTGTCCGGCGGCCACGCGCATCCGCGCCGGCTCGCGCAGGTGTACCAGGCGCTGCGCATCTGGGTGAACGGCGAAGCCGAGGATCTCGAGGCGGCGCTCGAGTGGCTGCCGCGCGCCGTGCGCGCCGGCGGCGTGGTGGTGACGATCGCCTATCACTCGGGCGAGGACCGGCGCGTGAAGAACGCGCTGCGCGGTGAGCGTTCGGTAGTTTCGAGGCGGCGGCCGCCGGCGTCGGTGGCGGAGTCGCCCTGGGAACCGTTGCATCGAGGGGTGGTGACACCCTCGCAGGAGGAGGTCGGTCGCAATCCTCGCGCTCGGAGCGCGCGGTTGCGAGCGTTTCGGAGGAAGTCCACATGA